One stretch of Bosea vaviloviae DNA includes these proteins:
- the irrA gene encoding iron response transcriptional regulator IrrA, which produces MTDLISQDQGYGSSARQGCPFHDVRQRLRRVGLRPTRQRVSLGWLLFAKGDRHVSAEMLYEEAMKARVPVSLATVYNTLHQFTQAGLLRELAIDGAKTYFDTDNSEHHHFVVDGENTVIDIPASAVDVAELPEPPEGYEIARVDVVVRLRKIAN; this is translated from the coding sequence ATGACCGATCTGATTTCCCAGGACCAGGGCTACGGATCGAGCGCGCGACAAGGCTGCCCGTTCCATGATGTGCGCCAGCGCCTGCGGCGCGTCGGCTTGCGTCCGACCCGCCAGCGCGTCTCGCTTGGCTGGCTCCTGTTTGCCAAGGGCGACCGGCATGTCAGCGCCGAGATGCTCTATGAGGAGGCGATGAAGGCCCGCGTGCCGGTTTCACTCGCCACCGTCTACAACACGCTGCACCAGTTCACCCAGGCCGGCCTGCTGCGCGAACTCGCGATCGACGGCGCCAAGACCTATTTCGACACCGACAACAGCGAGCACCATCACTTCGTGGTGGATGGCGAGAACACGGTGATCGACATCCCGGCCTCGGCGGTGGACGTCGCCGAACTGCCGGAGCCGCCCGAGGGTTACGAGATCGCCCGGGTCGATGTCGTGGTGCGCCTGCGCAAGATCGCCAACTGA
- a CDS encoding HAD family hydrolase, which translates to MGFDLIIYDCDGTLIDTETLYGEVSLAACHALGLTEWTLDHYVDQIVGIPWSDGVRIIEAAHGRPLPADFETRIEEAVALRLQNEVRALPGVREAVGAIAGLRCVASSTSLVPLRRNLGIAGLVDLFDPHIFSASQVARGKPHPDVFLFASDQMGVAPRNCLVIEDSVPGVLAARAAEMTVIGFTGVSHDKQRSAARLSEAGAVQVIDDFGIWPDVVAGLGAPAAA; encoded by the coding sequence ATGGGTTTCGATCTGATCATCTATGACTGCGACGGCACGCTCATCGATACCGAGACGCTCTATGGCGAGGTCAGCCTCGCTGCCTGCCATGCGCTCGGCCTGACGGAGTGGACGCTCGACCATTATGTCGACCAGATCGTCGGCATCCCGTGGTCGGACGGCGTCAGGATCATCGAGGCCGCGCATGGCCGCCCGCTGCCGGCCGATTTCGAGACAAGGATCGAGGAGGCCGTCGCGTTGCGGCTTCAGAACGAAGTGCGCGCCCTGCCGGGCGTGCGCGAGGCGGTCGGCGCGATTGCCGGCCTGCGTTGCGTCGCGTCGTCGACGAGCCTGGTCCCGTTGCGGCGCAATCTCGGCATTGCCGGTCTCGTCGATCTGTTCGACCCTCATATCTTCTCGGCTTCGCAGGTCGCCCGCGGCAAGCCTCATCCCGATGTTTTCCTGTTCGCGAGCGATCAGATGGGGGTTGCGCCGCGCAATTGCCTCGTGATCGAGGATTCCGTGCCGGGCGTGCTGGCGGCGCGCGCCGCCGAGATGACCGTCATCGGCTTCACCGGCGTCTCGCACGACAAGCAGCGTAGCGCGGCCCGCCTGAGCGAAGCCGGCGCCGTGCAGGTCATCGACGATTTCGGGATCTGGCCCGATGTCGTGGCTGGCCTCGGCGCGCCTGCCGCGGCCTGA
- a CDS encoding LysE family transporter translates to MSDTNYLWLFFSLVLGIVIVPGMDMAFVLANSLTGGRRGGFFATGGVIAAGIGHVVIGVLGVGIVLQLVPAAFNIMLLLGAAERLSGTLGLI, encoded by the coding sequence ATGTCCGATACGAACTATCTCTGGCTGTTTTTCTCGCTCGTTCTCGGCATCGTCATCGTGCCGGGCATGGATATGGCGTTCGTGCTGGCGAATTCGCTCACTGGGGGACGCCGCGGCGGATTCTTCGCGACAGGCGGTGTCATCGCGGCGGGAATCGGCCACGTCGTCATCGGCGTGCTCGGCGTCGGCATCGTGCTGCAACTCGTGCCTGCCGCCTTCAACATCATGCTGTTGCTCGGCGCTGCCGAGAGGTTGTCAGGGACTCTGGGGTTGATCTGA
- a CDS encoding SH3 domain-containing protein — protein sequence MLGLSVRGVWLGLAMFAAMSGGSVALAQDTQAGSVTGLPVPRYVSLKSDRVNLREGPSKEHRTRWVYQRAGLPVEIVAEFETWRRVRDADGSEGWVLHSLLSGRRTALVAPWSKAKDETFTLRASADEKSAVVAQLQSGVITNVASCANTWCRVGIGKVEGYLRQDRLWGVYPNEKID from the coding sequence ATGCTGGGTTTGTCGGTGCGCGGTGTTTGGCTTGGCCTTGCGATGTTCGCGGCCATGAGCGGGGGCTCTGTCGCGCTGGCCCAGGATACGCAGGCGGGCTCGGTCACGGGTTTGCCGGTGCCGCGCTATGTCAGCCTGAAGTCGGACCGAGTGAATCTGCGCGAGGGCCCCTCCAAGGAACATCGCACGCGCTGGGTCTATCAGCGCGCCGGTCTGCCGGTCGAGATCGTCGCCGAATTCGAAACCTGGCGGCGCGTGCGCGACGCCGACGGCTCCGAGGGCTGGGTCCTGCACAGCCTGCTGTCCGGCCGCCGCACCGCGCTCGTCGCGCCGTGGTCGAAGGCCAAGGACGAGACCTTCACCTTGCGCGCCTCCGCCGATGAGAAGTCGGCCGTGGTGGCGCAGCTTCAGTCCGGCGTCATCACCAATGTCGCGAGCTGCGCCAATACCTGGTGCCGTGTCGGCATCGGCAAGGTCGAAGGCTATCTGCGCCAGGATCGGCTCTGGGGCGTCTACCCCAACGAGAAAATCGACTAG
- a CDS encoding complex I NDUFA9 subunit family protein, with amino-acid sequence MANDLSPPSQQLVTVFGGSGFVGRHVVRALVKRGYRVRVAVRRPDLAGFLQPLGTVGQIHGVQANLRYPDSVAAAIKGADAVVNLVGILQESGRQSFAGVHANGARAVAQACAALGVPRLVQISAIGASKDSKSSYGRSKAEGEAAVLALVPGAVVLRPSIMFGPEDGFFNRFAALARMLPVLPLVGGGETKFQPAFVGDVAEAIALAVDGAVAGGRIYELGGPEVKSFRELVAYICEVTGRKRLLVSLPFPLARLQARIIEIVDMLTLGLLPNELKLTRDQVALLESDNVVSHAAKEEGRDFAGLGIAPSSVEAVVPSYLWRFRKTGQFDAAQAG; translated from the coding sequence ATGGCGAACGATCTGTCCCCTCCGAGCCAGCAGCTCGTCACGGTCTTCGGCGGTTCGGGTTTCGTCGGGCGCCATGTCGTGCGCGCCCTCGTCAAGCGCGGCTATCGCGTGCGCGTCGCGGTGCGCCGGCCCGATCTCGCCGGCTTCCTGCAGCCGCTCGGCACCGTCGGCCAGATCCATGGCGTCCAGGCCAATCTGCGCTATCCCGATTCTGTCGCGGCTGCGATCAAGGGGGCGGACGCCGTCGTCAACCTGGTCGGCATCCTGCAGGAGAGCGGCCGCCAGAGCTTCGCCGGCGTCCATGCCAATGGCGCACGCGCCGTCGCCCAGGCTTGCGCGGCGTTGGGCGTCCCGCGGCTGGTCCAGATTTCGGCGATCGGCGCCAGCAAGGATTCGAAGTCGAGCTATGGCCGCAGCAAGGCCGAGGGTGAGGCTGCCGTCCTTGCGCTCGTGCCTGGCGCGGTCGTGCTGCGGCCTTCGATCATGTTCGGACCCGAGGATGGTTTCTTCAACCGCTTCGCCGCGCTCGCCCGGATGTTGCCCGTGCTGCCGCTGGTCGGCGGTGGCGAGACGAAATTCCAGCCGGCCTTCGTCGGCGATGTCGCGGAAGCGATCGCGCTGGCCGTCGACGGTGCGGTCGCTGGCGGGCGCATCTACGAATTGGGCGGGCCCGAGGTGAAGAGCTTCAGGGAGCTCGTCGCCTATATCTGCGAGGTCACCGGCCGCAAGCGTCTCTTGGTCTCGCTGCCATTCCCGCTGGCGCGGCTGCAGGCGCGCATCATCGAGATCGTCGACATGCTGACGCTCGGGCTCTTGCCGAACGAACTGAAGCTGACCCGCGATCAGGTCGCGCTGCTGGAGAGCGACAATGTCGTCTCCCATGCGGCAAAGGAAGAGGGGCGCGATTTCGCGGGCCTCGGCATCGCGCCGAGTTCCGTCGAGGCCGTGGTGCCGTCCTATCTCTGGCGCTTCCGCAAGACCGGCCAGTTCGATGCGGCGCAGGCAGGCTGA
- a CDS encoding TAXI family TRAP transporter solute-binding subunit translates to MNISPGRFWLLLAALTALAPTLQPTGLQAQTPQANTGNIAVPLRGRAPATEQEKINTWTVGLAAGLIEGAPLRLGAEMARVVDDGSNMLLLPIVTRGATENLNALLYLRGVDTAIINSDALEEYRIQVPQIRRKITYLLNLFPSELHILVRPEIQTLQDLNGKKVNFNTLGTAAAYSGPMIFSRLGINAEKMFIPHPVALEQMRKGEIAAVVFITSKPVDAFVRGRFEPGFKFLAVQYESKFEDYYLPAVLEAREYPGLIKPNERVATIAVPTVLVAFNWAPQTNRYDRVARFVDLLFSRIEKLQGPGFDEKWKSINLAATVPGLDRFAAAQEWLARQGSAPRALR, encoded by the coding sequence ATGAACATCTCGCCGGGACGGTTCTGGCTCCTGCTGGCCGCGTTGACTGCGCTTGCGCCGACGCTCCAGCCAACCGGCCTGCAGGCGCAGACGCCCCAGGCGAACACCGGCAATATTGCCGTGCCGTTGCGCGGACGTGCGCCCGCGACGGAGCAGGAGAAGATCAATACATGGACGGTCGGCCTTGCCGCGGGGTTGATCGAGGGTGCGCCGCTGCGTCTCGGGGCCGAGATGGCCCGCGTCGTCGATGACGGGTCGAATATGCTCCTGCTGCCGATCGTCACCCGGGGCGCCACGGAAAACCTGAACGCGCTGCTTTATCTGCGTGGTGTCGATACGGCGATCATCAACTCCGATGCGCTGGAAGAGTACAGGATCCAGGTCCCCCAGATCCGGCGCAAGATCACTTACCTGCTGAATCTCTTCCCCTCGGAACTGCATATCCTCGTCCGGCCCGAGATACAGACCCTGCAGGACCTGAACGGCAAGAAGGTGAACTTCAACACACTGGGCACGGCTGCCGCCTATTCCGGGCCCATGATCTTCAGCCGCCTCGGCATCAATGCTGAGAAAATGTTCATTCCTCATCCGGTTGCGCTCGAGCAGATGCGCAAGGGTGAGATCGCCGCCGTTGTTTTCATCACGTCCAAGCCTGTCGATGCCTTCGTGCGCGGACGCTTCGAGCCCGGCTTCAAGTTTCTTGCGGTCCAATACGAGAGCAAGTTCGAGGACTACTATCTTCCGGCCGTGCTGGAGGCCCGCGAATATCCCGGCCTCATCAAGCCCAATGAGAGGGTGGCGACGATTGCGGTGCCGACGGTTCTGGTTGCTTTCAATTGGGCCCCACAGACCAACCGTTACGATCGCGTCGCCCGCTTCGTCGACCTCCTGTTCAGCCGTATCGAGAAGCTCCAGGGGCCGGGCTTCGACGAGAAATGGAAGTCGATCAACCTCGCCGCCACGGTCCCCGGTCTGGACCGTTTTGCGGCGGCGCAGGAGTGGCTCGCTCGCCAGGGGTCCGCTCCGCGAGCGTTACGGTGA
- a CDS encoding 2-hydroxyacid dehydrogenase, with product MTKKKPLVVVTRKLPAVVETRMRELFDARLNIDDTPMSQAALVEAVKTADVLVPTVTDRIDAGIIAQAGDQLRLIANFGNGVDNIDVTSAVQRGITVTNTPGVLTDDTADMTIALILAVARRISEGARVIPDDEWAGWSPTWMLGRRITGKRLGIVGMGRIGQAVARRAAAFGLSIHYHNRRRLDARVEEKLDATYWDSLDQMLARMDIVSVNCPHTPATYHLLSARRLKLMKPDAILVNTARGEIVDETALARMLEAGELAGAGLDVFESEPAVNPRLLRLARQHRIVVLPHMGSATHEGRADMGEKVIVNIKTFMDGHKPPDRVLPSML from the coding sequence ATGACGAAGAAAAAGCCGCTGGTCGTCGTGACACGCAAGCTTCCTGCCGTGGTCGAAACACGCATGCGCGAGCTGTTCGACGCCCGCCTCAATATCGACGACACCCCGATGAGCCAGGCCGCTTTGGTCGAAGCGGTCAAGACCGCCGATGTGCTGGTGCCGACCGTGACCGACAGGATCGACGCCGGGATCATCGCCCAGGCCGGCGACCAGCTCAGGCTGATCGCGAATTTCGGCAACGGCGTCGATAATATCGACGTGACCAGCGCGGTGCAGCGCGGCATCACCGTGACCAACACGCCGGGCGTACTGACTGACGACACCGCCGACATGACGATCGCGCTGATTCTCGCCGTGGCGCGGCGCATCAGTGAGGGCGCGCGCGTCATCCCCGACGACGAATGGGCCGGCTGGTCGCCGACCTGGATGCTCGGCCGCCGCATCACCGGCAAGCGGCTCGGCATCGTCGGCATGGGCCGCATCGGCCAGGCGGTCGCGCGCCGCGCCGCCGCCTTCGGCCTCTCGATCCATTATCATAACCGCCGCCGCCTCGACGCCCGCGTCGAGGAGAAGCTCGACGCGACCTATTGGGATTCGCTCGACCAGATGCTGGCGCGGATGGACATCGTCTCGGTCAACTGCCCGCATACGCCGGCGACTTACCATCTGCTCTCGGCCCGCCGCTTGAAGCTGATGAAGCCCGACGCGATCCTGGTGAACACGGCGCGCGGCGAGATCGTCGATGAGACCGCGCTGGCGCGCATGCTGGAAGCCGGAGAGCTCGCCGGGGCGGGGCTCGACGTCTTCGAGAGCGAGCCTGCGGTCAATCCGCGCCTGCTCAGGCTCGCCCGCCAGCACCGCATCGTGGTGCTGCCCCATATGGGCTCGGCCACGCATGAGGGCCGCGCCGATATGGGCGAGAAGGTCATCGTCAACATCAAGACCTTCATGGATGGGCACAAGCCACCGGACCGCGTCCTGCCGAGCATGCTGTAA
- the fabA gene encoding 3-hydroxyacyl-[acyl-carrier-protein] dehydratase FabA: MERQSSFSYEEILACGRGELFGPGNAQLPLPPMLMVDRIVEISETGGPNGKGLVRAELDVRPDLWFFDCHFKGDPVMPGCLGLDALWQLTGFFLGWLGLPGRGRALGVGEVKFADQVLPSVKQVVYGVEFKRVFKSKLVLGIADGWLEADGKRIYTVSDMRVGLFKPEAA, encoded by the coding sequence ATGGAGCGGCAATCGTCATTCAGCTACGAGGAGATCCTCGCCTGCGGTCGCGGGGAGCTGTTCGGGCCCGGCAATGCGCAATTGCCGCTGCCGCCCATGCTGATGGTCGACCGCATCGTCGAGATCAGTGAAACCGGCGGCCCCAACGGCAAGGGCCTGGTGCGCGCCGAACTCGATGTGCGCCCCGACCTCTGGTTCTTCGACTGCCATTTCAAGGGCGATCCGGTGATGCCGGGCTGTCTTGGCCTGGATGCGCTCTGGCAGCTCACCGGCTTCTTCCTGGGTTGGCTCGGCCTGCCTGGCCGGGGCCGGGCGCTGGGCGTCGGCGAGGTCAAGTTCGCCGACCAGGTGCTGCCATCAGTCAAGCAGGTGGTCTATGGCGTCGAGTTCAAGCGCGTCTTCAAATCGAAGCTCGTGCTCGGCATCGCCGATGGCTGGCTGGAGGCCGACGGCAAGCGAATCTACACGGTCAGCGACATGCGCGTCGGCCTGTTCAAGCCCGAAGCCGCGTAG
- a CDS encoding methyl-accepting chemotaxis protein has protein sequence MKSIRVKILGLIGIVAFGAIIALGSALIAISSLETMNQRVSRQNDTMLATERLNVAINQLSEDSRLAYMSRNPHEAKLAATAMEKGLGKVDDRLKILLKTIPETERSRTEKISKLIEDFVANRVETIRLVQEVSGRAADAWGNGEASRRNRAALMEELATFSQANEETSGAIEAATGAFASKLRIILPVALLLLLGVSIAGALAFSRRAIIKPLIDLSGVMDRLTQGETKIDVPHVARQDEVGTMARAVSVLRESTEKVALFQEQERELAAARLRAAESMASVVTDVGEVVAAAASGDFSARLQVEHADEQMQKLVAGINEINAVVDSATSEFAAALQAVAGGDLTSRIETAYRGKFAELKGAINETVDRLSSTVRTIQTTSADVGLAAREITMGADDLSKRTEEQASSLEETAATTEELAASVKASAQASKNAAAIATEAMQAAQSGGVIAGQAVDAMARIESASQKISDIIRVIDDIAFQTNLLALNAAVEAARAGDAGKGFAVVASEVRTLAQRSGAAAKDISGLISSSNAEVGTGVTLVRQAGDALTQILAASQKVAATIAEISAASGEQANGIDEMSQAVAHLDEMTQANAALAEQSAASAGSLSGRIVQLNDLVAAFRTGPEGATASSASYAPAPVRAAPAGHGSEPARLRKLAEAAFGQSRAATPAHAPARASAPAKRAVNGRANDAGWEEF, from the coding sequence ATGAAATCAATTCGTGTCAAAATTCTCGGTCTGATCGGCATTGTCGCCTTCGGCGCCATCATCGCGCTGGGCAGCGCGCTCATCGCGATTTCCAGCCTTGAGACGATGAATCAGCGCGTCTCCCGCCAGAATGACACGATGCTGGCGACGGAGCGGCTCAATGTCGCGATCAACCAGCTCAGTGAGGATTCCCGGCTGGCCTATATGTCGCGCAACCCCCATGAGGCGAAGCTCGCCGCCACGGCCATGGAGAAGGGGCTGGGCAAGGTCGACGACCGGCTCAAGATTCTCCTGAAGACCATTCCCGAGACCGAGCGATCGCGGACAGAGAAGATCAGCAAGCTGATCGAGGACTTCGTCGCCAACCGGGTCGAGACGATACGCCTGGTCCAGGAGGTCTCCGGGCGGGCCGCCGACGCCTGGGGCAATGGCGAGGCCAGCCGGCGCAACCGCGCGGCCCTGATGGAGGAACTGGCTACGTTCAGCCAAGCCAATGAGGAAACCAGCGGCGCCATCGAGGCCGCGACAGGGGCTTTCGCCTCGAAACTGCGCATCATCCTGCCCGTCGCCCTGCTTCTGCTGCTGGGCGTTTCGATCGCCGGCGCCCTGGCCTTTTCGCGGCGCGCCATCATCAAGCCGCTGATCGATCTCAGCGGGGTGATGGATCGGTTGACGCAAGGCGAAACCAAGATCGACGTGCCCCATGTCGCACGCCAGGACGAAGTCGGTACCATGGCGCGCGCCGTCTCGGTGCTGCGCGAGAGCACGGAGAAGGTCGCCCTGTTCCAGGAGCAGGAGCGCGAATTGGCCGCAGCACGGCTGCGGGCGGCGGAATCGATGGCCTCCGTCGTCACGGATGTCGGCGAGGTCGTGGCGGCTGCGGCGTCGGGCGATTTCTCGGCGCGGCTGCAGGTCGAGCATGCCGATGAGCAGATGCAGAAGCTCGTCGCCGGCATCAACGAGATCAATGCCGTGGTCGACAGCGCCACATCCGAATTCGCCGCCGCCTTGCAGGCAGTGGCGGGCGGGGACCTGACCTCCCGGATCGAGACCGCCTATCGCGGCAAGTTCGCCGAGCTCAAGGGCGCGATCAACGAGACGGTCGACCGCCTGTCCTCGACGGTGCGCACGATCCAGACGACCTCGGCCGATGTGGGCTTGGCCGCCCGCGAGATCACCATGGGCGCCGATGATCTGTCCAAGCGCACGGAAGAGCAGGCGAGCTCGCTGGAGGAGACCGCGGCCACGACCGAGGAGCTCGCAGCCTCGGTGAAGGCCTCGGCCCAGGCCTCGAAGAACGCCGCCGCGATCGCGACAGAGGCGATGCAGGCAGCCCAGTCGGGCGGCGTGATCGCCGGCCAGGCGGTCGACGCCATGGCGCGGATCGAGAGCGCCTCGCAGAAGATCTCCGACATCATCCGGGTGATCGACGACATCGCCTTCCAGACCAATCTGCTGGCGCTGAATGCGGCGGTGGAAGCGGCGCGTGCCGGCGATGCCGGCAAGGGTTTCGCGGTGGTGGCAAGCGAGGTGCGCACGCTGGCGCAGCGCTCGGGCGCCGCCGCCAAGGACATCTCCGGGCTGATCTCCTCGTCCAATGCCGAGGTCGGCACTGGCGTCACGCTGGTGCGTCAGGCCGGCGACGCCCTGACCCAGATCCTGGCGGCCTCGCAAAAGGTCGCGGCCACCATCGCCGAGATCTCGGCGGCCTCGGGCGAACAGGCCAACGGCATCGACGAGATGAGCCAGGCTGTCGCCCATCTCGACGAGATGACGCAGGCCAATGCAGCGCTCGCCGAACAGAGCGCGGCCTCGGCCGGTTCGCTCTCGGGCCGCATCGTCCAGCTCAACGACCTCGTCGCCGCCTTCAGGACGGGCCCTGAGGGCGCCACCGCCTCATCAGCCAGCTACGCCCCGGCTCCAGTCAGGGCGGCCCCGGCCGGTCATGGCTCCGAGCCCGCGCGCCTGCGCAAGCTCGCCGAGGCCGCCTTCGGGCAATCCCGGGCGGCGACGCCGGCCCACGCCCCGGCGCGGGCCTCCGCCCCGGCCAAGCGCGCCGTCAACGGCCGCGCCAACGATGCCGGATGGGAGGAGTTCTGA
- a CDS encoding LysE family translocator — MRSKRRRWEEHCAAIPSVSASDATLQLRRFHLTLRGAALLRDCGVVLRSKPEGLRPRTLCVLELLALAQNRLRQISPRVPNNLYVAWPGFCLFRNGAALGRVELAERRTAWMIFSQGALTNLLNPKAYLFMLAVFPQFLKPEAGRIWLQAAILSLIIALTQALVYGCLAVVAGGGRTALAAHPNATLLIGRAVGVLLVLVAAITAFEGWRHL; from the coding sequence ATGAGGTCAAAACGCCGGAGATGGGAGGAGCATTGCGCGGCGATACCATCGGTATCGGCAAGCGATGCGACGCTGCAGCTCCGTCGTTTTCACCTCACCCTGCGGGGCGCGGCGCTTTTGCGCGACTGCGGCGTCGTTCTTCGTAGCAAACCGGAAGGTTTGCGTCCTCGAACTCTTTGCGTCCTCGAACTCCTGGCATTGGCGCAAAATCGCCTGCGTCAAATCAGCCCCAGAGTCCCTAACAACCTCTATGTTGCCTGGCCGGGCTTTTGTCTGTTCCGGAATGGCGCCGCGCTGGGCAGGGTCGAGCTTGCCGAGCGGCGGACAGCCTGGATGATCTTCAGCCAGGGGGCGCTGACCAACCTGCTGAATCCAAAGGCATATCTGTTCATGCTTGCGGTGTTTCCGCAGTTTCTGAAGCCCGAAGCGGGGCGGATCTGGCTCCAGGCGGCCATTTTGAGCCTGATCATCGCGCTGACGCAGGCGTTGGTCTATGGTTGCCTGGCTGTCGTGGCCGGCGGAGGGCGCACGGCCCTTGCGGCACACCCCAATGCGACGCTCCTGATCGGCCGGGCGGTCGGGGTTTTGTTGGTGCTGGTGGCGGCCATCACGGCCTTCGAAGGTTGGCGCCACCTCTGA